In Pseudomonas sp. FP1742, the DNA window CTCGCGCATGGGTGTCGATCCCGATCATGGCTGGAAAGCCAAGTACGAGATCCTCCCGGGCAAGGAAAAAGTCATCGAAGAGCTGCGCCGGCTCGCCAAAGATGCTGACACCATCTATCTCGCAACCGACTTGGACCGCGAGGGGGAAGCCATTGCCTGGCACCTGCGCGAAGCCATCGGTGGTGACGACAGCCGCTACAAGCGCGTGGTGTTCAACGAAATCACCAAAAAAGCGATCCAGGAAGCTTTCTCCCAACCGGGCGAGCTGGACATCGATCGCGTAAACGCTCAGCAGGCGCGTCGTTTCCTCGACCGCGTGGTGGGTTATATGGTCTCGCCTCTTCTCTGGGCCAAGGTCGCCCGTGGCCTGTCCGCCGGTCGCGTACAATCGGTTGCGGTGAAGCTGGTGGTCGAGCGTGAGCGTGAAATCCGCGCGTTCAACCCGGAAGAGTACTGGGAAGTTCACGCCGACCTCGGCACCACCAAGGGCGCGACCGTGCGTTTCGACGTGGCTCGCGAGAAAGGCGAAGCCTTCAAGCCGCTCAACGAAGCCCAGGCCATGGCCGCGCTGGAAAAGCTCAAGGCTTCCAGCTACAGCATCGTCAAGCGCGAAGACAAGCCGACCAGCAGCAAGCCTTCGGCACCGTTCATTACCTCCACCCTGCAACAGGCCGCGAGCAACCGCCTGGGGTTCGGTGTGAAGAAAACCATGATGATGGCCCAGCGTCTGTACGAAGCCGGCTACATCACCTATATGCGTACCGACTCCACCAACCTTTCGACCGATGCCGTGGCGATGGCGCGTACTTATATTGAAGGCGAATTCGGCAAGAAATACCTGCCGGAAACCCCGAACGTCTACAGCAGCAAAGAAGGCGCGCAAGAGGCTCACGAAGCGATTCGTCCGTCTGACGCCAATACCGAGCCAAGCAAGCTGTCGGGCATGGAGCGTGATGCCGAGCGGCTTTACGAGCTGATCTGGCGCCAGTTCCTCGCCTGCCAGATGCTGCCGGCCCAATACCTGTCGACCACAGTCACCGTCGGTGCCGGGGACTTCGAGCTGCGCGCCAAGGGCCGCATCCTGAAGTTCGACGGTTACACCCGCGTCATGCCGCAAATCACCAAGCCAGGCGATGATGACGTGCTGCCAGACATGGCTCAGGGCGACGCGATGAAGCTGATCAAGCTTGATCCGACCCAGCACTTCACCAAGCCGCCGGCGCGTTACTCGGAAGCGAGCCTGGTAAAGGAAATGGAAAAACGCGGCATCGGTCGTCCTTCGACCTACGCGGCGATCATTTCGACCATCCAGGACCGCGGCTACGTGGCGCTGCACAACCGTCGTTTCTATTCGGAAAAGATGGGCGACATCGTCACAGAGCGTCTGGCCGAGAGCTTCTCCAATCTCATGGACTACGGCTTCACCGCCGGCATGGAGGAGAATCTCGATGACGTGGCCCAGGGCGAGCGCGACTGGAAAAACGTGCTCGACGAATTCTACGGCGACTTCAAGAAAAAACTCGAAGTAGCCGAAAGCGCCGAAGGCGGCATGCGTGCCAACCAGCCGGTGATGACTGATATTCCTTGTGTAGTGTGCGGTCGTCCGATGCAGATTCGTACTGCATCGACCGGTGTGTTCCTTGGTTGCTCGGGCTACAGCCTGCCGCCGAAAGAACGCTGCAAAGCCACCGTCAACCTGGTGCCGGGCGACGAAATCGCTGCGGACGACGAGGGTGAGTCGGAGTCGCTGGTTCTGCGCGGCAAGCACCGTTGCCCGATCTGCAGCACGGCAATGGATGCTTACCTGCTCGACGAAAAGCGCAAGCTGCACATCTGTGGTAATAACCCGGATTGCGCAGGTTACGAGATCGAAGAGGGTACTTACCGCATCAAGGGCTACGAAGGTCCGAGCCTGGAGTGCGACAAGTGCGGCAGCGAGATGCAGCTCAAGACCGGCCGTTTCGGCAAGTTCTTCGGTTGCACCAACCCGACGTGCAAGAACACCCGCAAGCTGCTGAAAAGCGGTGACGCGGCGCCGCCGAAGATGGACCCGGTGAAGATGCCTGAGCTCAAATGCGAAAAGGTCAACGACACCTACATCCTGCGCGACGGTGCTTCGGGCCTGTTCCTGGCGGCCAGCCAGTTCCCGAAAAACCGCGAGACCCGTGCGCCATTGGTCATGGAGATCGTGCCGCACAAGGATGAGATCGATCCGAAGTACCACTTCCTCTGCGAAGCGCCGAAGAAAGATCCAGACGGCCTGCCAGCGGTGATCCGTTACAGCCGCAAGACCAAAGAGCAATACGTGCAGACAGAAGTCGACGGTAAGCCGACTGGCTGGAAGGCGTATTACGATGGCGGTAAGTGGACGGTTGAAGACAAGCGTCCAGCAGCCAAGGCTTAAAAGCCGCTGTACACAAAAAGCCGCATGACAACCCTCGGGTTTTCATGCGGCCTTTTTGTTTTGGGCTTGCGGTGAGCTTGGGTGATCCACGACACTGTCTGATCTGTGTGAAGCAATTATTTCGTTGTGGAGGCTGCCGTCATGGCCCACGAACTCTATACCCGTACCAACCAGAAGATTTATTTCGCCGGCCTGTCGCTGGAAGCGCTCGCCAAGGCAGAAGAGGGGCGGGCGATGAACTCCCTGGCGCTGATTCAGGCCGGGCGCGAATCGGCGTTGTTTCACCTGTACGGAGCGCTGTTGGGGTTGTGCCATGAAATCGCCGGTTTCTATCGCCTGCCTCAGGCCAATGCGCCGCGGGCAGAGATGCTGCTGACCCGT includes these proteins:
- the topA gene encoding type I DNA topoisomerase; the encoded protein is MGKSLVIVESPAKAKTINKYLGNQYVVKSSIGHIRDLPTSGSASASKEPAAKRGKAAAGEGPVLTPKEKARKQLVSRMGVDPDHGWKAKYEILPGKEKVIEELRRLAKDADTIYLATDLDREGEAIAWHLREAIGGDDSRYKRVVFNEITKKAIQEAFSQPGELDIDRVNAQQARRFLDRVVGYMVSPLLWAKVARGLSAGRVQSVAVKLVVEREREIRAFNPEEYWEVHADLGTTKGATVRFDVAREKGEAFKPLNEAQAMAALEKLKASSYSIVKREDKPTSSKPSAPFITSTLQQAASNRLGFGVKKTMMMAQRLYEAGYITYMRTDSTNLSTDAVAMARTYIEGEFGKKYLPETPNVYSSKEGAQEAHEAIRPSDANTEPSKLSGMERDAERLYELIWRQFLACQMLPAQYLSTTVTVGAGDFELRAKGRILKFDGYTRVMPQITKPGDDDVLPDMAQGDAMKLIKLDPTQHFTKPPARYSEASLVKEMEKRGIGRPSTYAAIISTIQDRGYVALHNRRFYSEKMGDIVTERLAESFSNLMDYGFTAGMEENLDDVAQGERDWKNVLDEFYGDFKKKLEVAESAEGGMRANQPVMTDIPCVVCGRPMQIRTASTGVFLGCSGYSLPPKERCKATVNLVPGDEIAADDEGESESLVLRGKHRCPICSTAMDAYLLDEKRKLHICGNNPDCAGYEIEEGTYRIKGYEGPSLECDKCGSEMQLKTGRFGKFFGCTNPTCKNTRKLLKSGDAAPPKMDPVKMPELKCEKVNDTYILRDGASGLFLAASQFPKNRETRAPLVMEIVPHKDEIDPKYHFLCEAPKKDPDGLPAVIRYSRKTKEQYVQTEVDGKPTGWKAYYDGGKWTVEDKRPAAKA